Proteins encoded within one genomic window of Apis mellifera strain DH4 linkage group LG1, Amel_HAv3.1, whole genome shotgun sequence:
- the LOC725378 gene encoding nucleolar GTP-binding protein 2, whose protein sequence is MAKSHVINKAPRKEGFKRSGHSMNPERSIEGLKGVAKVRTKATIKRLQMYRNQKPKRDRKGHIISPAPFQGWQPSGTMSRVEPSQKWFGNSRVISQNALQKFQNELGKAMKDPYNVIMKPTQLPITLLQQKAINARVHLLDIESFESVFGPKKIRKKPNLIISSYDELQKLAKEKEETYNMEKDSKDIDLIRSDDGIRETQRDWIMSAGQSKRIWNELYKVIDSSDVILQVLDARDPLGTRSPQIEKYLKTEKPHKHLMFILNKVDLVPTWVTQRWVAILSTEYPTIAFHASMTHPFGKGSLINLLRQFAKLHIDKKQISVGFIGYPNTGKSSIINTLRSKKVCKVAPIAGETKVWQYITLMRRIYLIDCPGVVYPSAETDTEKVLKGVVRVELVQNPEDYVSEVLSRVKEDYIRKTYKIMEWDNHIDFLEKLARKSGKLLKKGEPDITIISRMILNDWQRGKLPFYIPPPGFEEPLINIMTDELAIENNIKKDNNINIDKIENTSIENKNPSKEIQLSVVQDFRKIKVGLPYSDNDIKNDLYLESNSSDKKNNDIEEIGSVLSDLDNKNEETIQFKETIEDKEIAQNLENKNKINKEYSDDDIHLLEKDTLLQSVYDEVEKEYDSSDSEMLNTNTISSSGMFKISSISSEMESLMKKEKKLTSKQRRAIERANKRKKIGSNFYEITNVKNRNRNRKIPKIKKK, encoded by the coding sequence ATGGCAAAATctcatgtaataaataaagctCCTAGAAAGGAGGGATTTAAGCGTTCTGGACACAGTATGAATCCTGAACGATCTATAGAAGGACTAAAAGGTGTAGCAAAAGTACGAACAAAAGCAACAATTAAAAGATTGCAAATGTATCGTAATCAAAAACCAAAGCGTGATCGTAAAGGACATATCATTAGTCCAGCACCATTCCAAGGTTGGCAACCATCTGGTACTATGTCTCGTGTAGAACCTTCACAAAAATGGTTTGGTAATTCAAGAGTTATTTCTCAAAATGCTTtacaaaagtttcaaaatgaATTAGGAAAAGCAATGAAAGATccttataatgttattatgaaACCTACACAATTACCAATAACATTACTTCAACAAAAAGCTATAAATGCAAGAGTAcatttattagatatagaaAGTTTTGAAAGTGTTTTTGGtccaaaaaaaatacgaaagaaaccaaatttgataatatcatCATATgatgaattacaaaaattagcaaaagaaaaggaagaaacatATAATATGGAAAAGGACTCTAAAGATATTGATCTTATACGTTCAGATGATGGTATTAGAGAAACTCAAAGAGATTGGATTATGTCTGCAGGACAAAGTAAAAGAATTtggaatgaattatataaagttatagaTTCATCTGATGTTATTTTACAAGTATTAGATGCCAGAGATCCTTTAGGAACTAGATCACctcaaatagaaaaatatctcaaaacaGAAAAGCCTCATAaacatttaatgtttattttaaataaagtagatCTTGTTCCAACATGGGTAACACAAAGATGGGTTGCAATTTTAAGTACAGAATATCCAACAATTGCATTTCATGCTTCTATGACACATCCATTTGGTAAAGGTTCCTTGATAAATTTGCTGCGTCAATTTGCAAAACTTCATATTGATAAGAAACAAATCAGTGTAGGTTTTATAGGATATCCCAATACAGGCAAaagttcaattataaatacattaagaTCAAAAAAAGTATGTAAAGTTGCACCAATAGCAGGAGAAACAAAAGTATGGCAATATATTACTTTGATGCGACGTATTTACTTAATAGATTGTCCAGGTGTAGTTTATCCATCAGCAGAAACAGATACagaaaaagttttgaaagGTGTAGTAAGAGTAGAACTTGTTCAAAATCCTGAAGATTATGTTTCAGAAGTATTATCACGAGTAAAAGAAGATTATATTCGTAagacttataaaattatggaatGGGATAatcatattgattttttagaaaaattggcacgtaaaagtggaaaattattaaaaaaaggagaaccTGATATCACTATTATTTCacgaatgattttaaatgattggCAACGTGGTAAATTACCATTTTATATTCCACCTCCTGGTTTTGAAGAGCCATTGATAAACATAATGACTGATGAACttgcaattgaaaataatattaaaaaagataacaatattaatatagataaaattgagaatacatcaattgagaataaaaatccatcaaaagaaattcaattatctGTAGTAcaagattttcgaaaaattaaagttgGTTTACCATATTcggataatgatataaaaaatgatttatatcttGAATCTAATTCTtctgacaaaaaaaataatgatatagaaGAAATTGGATCAGTTTTGTCGGATTTAGATAATAAGAATGAAGAAACCAtacaatttaaagaaacaatagaagataaagaaattgctcaaaatttagaaaataaaaataaaataaataaagaatattctgATGATGATATTCATTTGCTAGAAAAAGATACTTTATTACAAAGTGTATATGATGAAGTGGAAAAAGAATATGATTCTAGTGATAGTGAAATGTTGAACACAAATACTATATCAAGTAGTggtatgtttaaaatttcttctatatctTCTGAAATGGaatcattaatgaaaaaagaaaaaaaattaacaagtaAACAAAGACGAGCCATAGAAAGAgccaataaaagaaaaaaaattggaagtaatttttatgaaattactaatgtaaaaaatagaaatagaaatagaaaaattcctaaaattaaaaaaaaataa
- the egh gene encoding beta-1,4-mannosyltransferase egh isoform X1, translated as MLNSVIKHILHCSLLFIIIIIFESITGGLRWNNNKKEIFDPWVQYGFLGALILYLLRTLTFLSFPQVLFNFVGLIIYNAFPDKIVLKGSPLLAPFVCIRIVTRGDYPQLVKANVKRNLDKCIEIGLENFQIEVVSDKPIGLTPHRRIREVVVPPNYRTSSGALFKARALQYCLEHSVNELADNDWIVHLDEETLLTENSIRGILNFVLDGKHQFGQGLITYANEDVVNWITTLADSFRVADDMGKLRLQFTMFHKPFFSMKGSYVVSQMGAEKQVSFNNGLDGSIAEDCFFAMKAFTQGYSFNFVDGEMWEKSPFTLWDFIQQRKRWLQGILLVVHSKAIPLNKKLLLGISCYTWVTMPLSTSNIILAGIYPITCPPFMDFLCAFIGAVNIYMYIFGVVKSFSLSRFGIARFILCICGALLTIPFNLIIENVAVIWGLFGKKYKFYVVNKDYKHDVNKEPITV; from the exons ATGTTGAACAGtgtaataaaacatattttgcattgttctctattatttattattataattatatttgaatcaatCACTGGAGGACTTaggtggaataataataagaaggaaATATTTGATCCATGGGTTCAATATGGATTTCTTGGTGcacttatattatacttgttACGGACTcttacatttctttcttttccacaagtcttatttaattttgttggattaataatatacaatgcaTTCCCAGATAAAATTGTGTTAAAAGGTTCACCATTACTTGCACCATTTGTTTGTATTAGAATAGTAACACGTGGAGATTATCCACAATTAGTAAAAGCAaatgtgaaaagaaatttagataaatgtatagaaattggtttggaaaattttcaaattgaagtaGTTAGTGATAAGCCAATTGGATTAACTCCTCATAGAAGAATTAGAGAAGTTGTAGTACCACCGAATTACCGTACAAGTAGTGGTGCTTTATTTAAAGCTCGTGCTTTACAATATTGTTTAGAACATTCAGTAAATGAATTAGCAGATAATGATTGGATTGTACATCTTGATGAAGAAACTTTACTTACTGAAAATTCGATTcgtggaatattaaattttgtattggaCGGAAAGCATCAATTTGGACAAGGATTAATAACATATGCAAATGAAGATGTTGTTAATTGGATTACTACTTTAGCAGATAGTTTTAGAGTAGCAGATGATATGGGAAAATTACGATTACAATTTACAATGTTTCATAAACCTTTCTTTAGTATGAAAGGTTCTTATGTTGTTAGtcaa ATGGGTGCAGAAAAACAAGTTTCTTTCAACAATGGATTAGATGGATCCATTGCAGAAGATTGTTTTTTTGCAATGAAAGCATTTACCCAaggatattcatttaattttgtagATGGTGAAATGTGGGAAAAATCACCATTTACATTATGGGATTTCATacaacaaagaaaaagatggcTACAAGGTATATTACTTGTTGTACATTCCAAAGCTATTcccttaaataaaaagttgctCCTAGGTATATCTTGTTACACATGGGTAACAATGCCTCTTTCtacttcaaatattatattagctGGAATTTATCCTATTACTTGCCCTCCATTTATGGATTTTTTATGTGCTTTTATTGGTgcagtaaatatttatatgtatatttttggtgtagttaaatctttttcattatctcGATTTGGTATTGCTCGATTTATACTATGTATATGTGGAGCATTATTAACAATTCCTTTCAATTTGATCATTGAAAATGTTGCGGTTATATGGGGATTGTTtggaaaaaagtataaattttatgttgttAATAAGGATTACAAACATGATGTAAATAAGGAACCAATCAcagtataa
- the LOC725884 gene encoding 60S acidic ribosomal protein P2 codes for MRYVAAYLLAVLGGKTSPNQNDIEKILSSVGIETDGEKLKKVIAELNGKSIEELISQGMEKLLSMPVGGGVAVSADAAPVGGTTAPAEEKKEEKKPAKEESESEDDDMGFGLFD; via the exons atgcGTTACGTGGCCGCTTATCTTTTAGCTGTTTTAGGAGGAAAAacttctcctaatcaaaatgatattgaaaaaattttatcatctgtTGGAATTGAAACAGATGgtgaaaaacttaaaaaagttATCGCAGAActaaatggaaaatcaattgAAGAACTTATTTCGCAAG gaatggaaaaattattatctatgcCAGTTGGTGGTGGTGTTGCAGTTAGTGCAGATGCTGCACCAGTTGGAGGTACTACTGCTCCAgctgaagaaaagaaag aagaaaagaaaccagCAAAAGAAGAATCTGAATCAGAAGATGATGATATGGGTTTCGGtcttttcgattaa